In Chloracidobacterium sp., the following proteins share a genomic window:
- a CDS encoding PD40 domain-containing protein: MTKLYSFLFILTIALPNSAQTSPLEVKGERHLNNIRQLTFGGENAEAYFSFDGKKLSFQSKRDGHECDRIYTMNIDGSNVRQVSNGEGRTTCAFYMKRDKRVLYASTQGGGKECPPNPDFSKGYVWAVYPDYDIYTAKPDGSKIKKLTKTPGYDAEATVSPDGKKIVFTSERDGDLELYSMDANGKNVRRLTHEPGYDGGAFFSPDGSSIVYRGSHPTDPKLIERDRQYLKEHLIVPLTFEIWVMDADGKNKRQVTNLGVASFAPFYTPDGKRIIFCTNYFATDPRKRNFDIAMINLDGTGLERITYNETFDGFPMFSPDGKKFVFASNRNAAKTGDTNVFIADWVE, encoded by the coding sequence ATGACAAAGCTGTATTCCTTTTTGTTTATTTTGACTATTGCGTTACCAAATTCAGCCCAGACGTCGCCGCTCGAGGTAAAGGGCGAGCGACATCTTAACAACATCAGGCAGCTTACATTCGGCGGCGAGAACGCTGAGGCTTATTTCTCGTTTGACGGCAAAAAGCTGAGCTTTCAATCCAAGCGCGACGGACACGAATGTGACCGCATCTATACGATGAACATCGACGGCTCTAATGTTCGGCAGGTGTCGAATGGCGAGGGCCGCACGACGTGCGCTTTTTATATGAAGCGCGACAAGCGCGTGCTCTATGCATCGACGCAGGGCGGCGGCAAGGAATGCCCGCCAAACCCAGACTTTTCAAAGGGTTACGTCTGGGCCGTGTATCCCGATTACGACATCTACACCGCAAAGCCCGACGGCAGCAAGATCAAGAAGCTCACAAAAACGCCCGGCTACGACGCAGAGGCCACAGTAAGCCCGGACGGCAAAAAGATAGTCTTTACGTCGGAACGCGACGGCGACCTTGAGTTGTATTCGATGGATGCTAACGGCAAGAACGTCCGTCGCCTGACCCACGAGCCGGGCTACGACGGCGGCGCATTCTTTTCGCCGGACGGCTCGAGTATCGTGTATCGCGGCTCGCACCCGACCGACCCGAAGCTGATCGAGCGCGACAGGCAATACCTGAAGGAACACCTGATCGTCCCGCTGACGTTCGAGATCTGGGTGATGGACGCCGACGGCAAGAACAAGCGGCAGGTGACAAACCTGGGCGTCGCGTCGTTTGCACCGTTCTACACGCCCGACGGCAAGCGGATCATTTTTTGCACAAACTATTTCGCGACCGACCCGCGCAAGCGAAACTTTGACATTGCGATGATAAACCTCGACGGCACCGGCCTCGAACGCATCACATACAACGAGACCTTTGACGGTTTTCCGATGTTCTCGCCTGACGGCAAAAAATTCGTCTTTGCATCAAACCGCAACGCCGCAAAGACGGGCGATACGAATGTATTCATCGCGGATTGGGTGGAATGA
- a CDS encoding type II toxin-antitoxin system prevent-host-death family antitoxin has translation MKTTNIAELKNSLSKYLAEVKRGGEVLVSERNVPFAKIVPFTYDEDDYDAEEREMIAKGILRPAQDPTGLTDDFWEGDELPDVPLETVLRIIREERDED, from the coding sequence ATGAAAACGACCAATATCGCAGAACTGAAAAACAGCCTCAGCAAATATCTCGCCGAGGTCAAACGCGGCGGCGAGGTGTTGGTCAGCGAGCGAAACGTCCCGTTCGCCAAGATCGTGCCGTTCACCTATGACGAGGACGATTACGACGCCGAAGAGCGCGAAATGATCGCCAAAGGCATCCTGCGACCTGCGCAAGACCCGACTGGTCTGACCGATGATTTTTGGGAAGGTGATGAGCTCCCTGATGTCCCGTTGGAAACGGTGCTGAGGATCATCCGAGAGGAAAGGGATGAGGACTGA
- a CDS encoding DUF5615 family PIN-like protein, which translates to MKLLFDHNLSPRLIRQLHDLFPGSAHVFELDMDRTSDREVRSFAANEGFAVVTKDADYGELHALLGGPPKVIWIRRGNCSTDTVEWVLRNHFEDICSFEDDPERGVLTLF; encoded by the coding sequence ATGAAGCTGCTTTTCGACCATAATCTTTCTCCCAGACTCATCAGACAGTTACACGACCTTTTTCCAGGTTCGGCTCACGTTTTCGAACTCGATATGGACCGAACGAGCGATCGTGAGGTTAGATCATTTGCGGCAAATGAAGGTTTTGCGGTTGTCACAAAGGATGCGGACTATGGCGAGCTGCACGCTCTTCTCGGCGGGCCTCCGAAAGTCATTTGGATAAGGCGTGGAAATTGCTCTACCGACACTGTCGAATGGGTATTGAGAAACCATTTTGAAGATATTTGTTCTTTTGAGGACGACCCCGAGCGGGGCGTTCTGACGCTCTTCTGA
- the dapF gene encoding diaminopimelate epimerase — protein sequence MTIPFSKYHGFGNDYIVIERGIGEKIDLPELAVAMCNRNTGVGADGIAVVEQRDGKTADFFCEIVNPDGSIAGFSGNGTRCAVAHLYRKGAWVEPRLRLETRSGIKNYDLFDRKGDTEFWFRAEIGRPKFASDEIPVLTDVRREHVLNEPIGVDGRHYTFSGVNVGNPVVCVFVDSFDFDWRSVGKALETHRKFPERANVVFVEVKDRENIELRIWERGAGETAASGTCSSGAAVLSAFLLKTERKVNVHSEGGITEVTWRDDDEIILTGRADYAFSGEWP from the coding sequence GTGACAATTCCCTTTTCAAAATACCACGGCTTTGGCAACGATTACATTGTGATCGAGCGCGGCATTGGCGAGAAGATCGACCTGCCGGAGCTTGCTGTCGCGATGTGTAATCGCAATACGGGCGTCGGTGCGGACGGTATCGCGGTGGTCGAACAGCGTGACGGCAAGACGGCGGATTTCTTTTGCGAGATCGTCAATCCTGACGGCTCGATCGCGGGATTCTCAGGCAACGGCACACGATGCGCCGTCGCTCATCTCTATCGAAAGGGCGCGTGGGTCGAGCCGAGATTGAGGCTCGAAACTCGGAGCGGCATAAAGAACTACGACCTGTTCGATCGTAAGGGCGACACTGAATTCTGGTTCCGGGCCGAGATCGGTAGGCCAAAATTCGCCAGCGATGAGATACCTGTGCTGACCGACGTTCGTCGCGAACACGTGCTCAATGAGCCCATCGGCGTTGACGGGCGGCATTACACATTCTCTGGCGTCAACGTAGGCAATCCCGTCGTGTGCGTGTTTGTCGATAGCTTTGACTTTGATTGGCGAAGCGTCGGCAAGGCGCTCGAGACGCACCGAAAGTTTCCCGAGCGCGCAAACGTAGTATTCGTCGAGGTCAAGGACCGTGAGAATATCGAACTGCGCATTTGGGAACGCGGCGCAGGCGAAACAGCCGCCTCAGGCACATGCTCCAGCGGCGCCGCCGTGCTGTCGGCATTTCTCCTAAAGACCGAACGCAAGGTCAACGTCCACTCCGAGGGCGGCATCACCGAGGTCACCTGGCGCGATGACGACGAGATCATCCTCACCGGCCGCGCCGACTATGCATTCAGCGGCGAATGGCCGTAG
- a CDS encoding copper-binding protein — protein MSLFGCQKAEVGQPTPPPHVPPVKNLDASPMPPASPNAGIPKDGKYDAKGVVTKINLKLGSIEIDHEDIPGMMPPMRMEFYVQDKRMLDGLAVGDKVDFVLEYKHPTETIATIKKAK, from the coding sequence ATGTCGTTGTTTGGGTGTCAAAAAGCCGAGGTCGGGCAGCCTACACCGCCGCCGCATGTGCCGCCGGTGAAAAATCTTGATGCCTCGCCCATGCCCCCAGCTTCGCCGAATGCGGGCATTCCTAAGGACGGCAAGTATGATGCGAAGGGCGTGGTGACGAAGATCAATCTCAAACTCGGCTCCATCGAGATCGATCACGAAGACATTCCCGGCATGATGCCGCCGATGAGGATGGAATTTTACGTTCAAGACAAGCGGATGCTTGACGGACTGGCGGTTGGCGATAAGGTCGATTTTGTGCTGGAATACAAGCACCCGACGGAGACAATAGCGACTATCAAGAAAGCGAAGTAG
- a CDS encoding DUF433 domain-containing protein, which produces MNYRDIITIEPGKRGGKPCIRGMRITVYDVLDYLASGMTHDEILADFPYLTNDDILACLAYAADREKQQILVAA; this is translated from the coding sequence ATGAACTATCGAGATATCATCACTATTGAGCCTGGTAAGCGTGGCGGCAAACCATGTATTCGCGGGATGCGCATCACCGTTTACGATGTCCTCGATTATCTTGCATCCGGGATGACTCACGATGAGATCCTCGCTGATTTTCCTTATCTAACCAACGATGATATTCTCGCGTGCCTTGCCTACGCCGCAGACCGTGAGAAACAGCAGATACTTGTGGCGGCATGA
- the msrA gene encoding peptide-methionine (S)-S-oxide reductase MsrA, with protein sequence MAELETATLAAGCFWCVEAVFDDLRGVEDVVSGYSGGNTEEPTYQAVCSETTGHAEAVQIRFDPNELTYADLLRVYFTVHDPTQLNRQGMDIGTSYRSAIFYHTHQQRETAHEIIAEITALGLYDAPIVTEVTAFDKFWPAEDYHQEYFTNNPNQPYCMAVVAPKLAKFRQKFASRLKR encoded by the coding sequence ATGGCAGAACTTGAGACGGCAACGCTTGCGGCGGGGTGTTTTTGGTGCGTTGAGGCTGTGTTTGACGACCTGCGGGGCGTTGAGGATGTGGTGTCGGGATATTCGGGCGGGAATACTGAGGAGCCGACGTATCAGGCGGTTTGCAGCGAGACGACGGGGCACGCTGAGGCCGTGCAGATCAGATTTGATCCGAACGAATTAACCTATGCCGACCTGCTGCGCGTCTATTTCACGGTCCACGACCCGACGCAGTTGAACCGCCAGGGAATGGACATCGGCACGTCGTATCGCTCCGCCATCTTTTATCACACGCACCAACAGCGCGAGACGGCGCACGAGATCATCGCCGAGATCACGGCATTGGGGCTCTACGACGCTCCGATCGTGACCGAGGTGACGGCGTTTGATAAGTTCTGGCCCGCCGAGGACTATCATCAGGAGTACTTCACCAACAATCCAAATCAGCCCTACTGCATGGCCGTGGTCGCACCGAAGCTGGCAAAATTTCGGCAGAAATTTGCATCGCGGTTGAAGCGATAG
- a CDS encoding M20/M25/M40 family metallo-hydrolase, which produces MKRTNIRILFVLLLLASTAFGQTVKVAKVDPVETNLRKTIEYLASDKLEGRMTGQPGAVTAAGYVQNQFAKLRLKPGVMAQNGKRTYLQSYTFTIPTNPHGTPAGETPAAKPPIHGYNVVGILDGRDKVLRNEAIIIGAHFDHLGRGGKGSGSLNPDSSDIHHGADDNASGTAALIELARIFAKEKKNKRTIIFIGFSGEEEGLFGSKAYTANPVFPLDKTVAMINLDMVGRLSDAKLNIGGIGTATEWKRLVESMNVNPESIVPIALNPKVTFNPAAAGPHFNLALNEDGFGPSDHASFYMQKIPVLFFFTGTHLDYHKPTDTAEKINYAGEASIIRYVASIARSIDQNPQRPTYAVAKSANTGGRVGFSVSLGTIPSYGDSTDGMLVDAVRENTPASRAGVMAGDKIVMLGGKEIKNVYDYTAALGSLKPDVEVEIAVTRGGERLTLKITPVKRQ; this is translated from the coding sequence ATGAAACGCACTAACATACGCATTCTTTTTGTATTACTGCTGTTGGCATCGACGGCGTTTGGGCAGACGGTCAAGGTCGCGAAGGTCGATCCGGTCGAGACGAACCTTCGCAAGACGATCGAGTATCTTGCGTCTGACAAGCTCGAGGGGCGCATGACCGGCCAACCGGGAGCCGTGACGGCGGCCGGATACGTCCAGAATCAGTTTGCCAAGCTCAGGCTCAAGCCCGGCGTGATGGCACAGAATGGCAAGCGGACGTATCTGCAGAGCTATACGTTCACCATTCCGACCAATCCGCACGGCACGCCCGCGGGCGAGACGCCGGCCGCAAAACCGCCGATCCACGGCTACAACGTCGTCGGCATTCTCGACGGGCGTGACAAGGTGCTGCGTAACGAGGCCATCATCATCGGCGCGCATTTTGACCATCTGGGCCGCGGCGGCAAAGGCAGCGGCAGCCTGAATCCCGACTCGTCCGACATCCATCACGGCGCCGACGATAACGCCTCAGGCACGGCGGCGTTGATCGAGCTGGCACGCATTTTTGCGAAAGAGAAAAAGAACAAACGCACCATCATATTTATCGGCTTTAGCGGCGAGGAAGAGGGCCTGTTCGGGTCAAAGGCATACACGGCGAATCCGGTTTTTCCGTTGGATAAGACTGTCGCGATGATAAATCTCGACATGGTCGGGCGGCTTTCTGACGCAAAGTTGAACATCGGCGGCATCGGCACCGCTACCGAATGGAAGCGATTGGTCGAATCCATGAACGTCAATCCCGAGTCGATCGTCCCGATAGCGCTGAACCCGAAAGTAACGTTTAATCCTGCCGCGGCCGGGCCGCATTTTAATCTCGCGCTCAACGAAGACGGTTTTGGCCCGTCGGACCACGCGTCGTTTTATATGCAAAAGATACCGGTGCTGTTCTTTTTTACCGGCACGCACCTGGACTATCACAAGCCGACCGATACGGCCGAGAAGATAAATTACGCCGGCGAGGCCAGCATCATCCGCTATGTCGCCTCGATCGCACGCTCGATCGACCAAAACCCGCAGCGGCCGACCTACGCGGTCGCCAAGTCCGCGAACACCGGCGGACGAGTGGGCTTTAGCGTCTCGCTCGGCACGATCCCGAGCTATGGCGATTCGACAGACGGCATGCTCGTGGACGCCGTGCGTGAAAATACACCCGCCTCGCGCGCAGGTGTAATGGCCGGCGACAAGATCGTCATGCTCGGCGGTAAGGAGATCAAGAACGTGTATGATTACACCGCGGCCCTCGGCAGCCTAAAGCCCGACGTCGAGGTCGAAATAGCCGTGACCCGCGGCGGCGAGAGATTGACGCTCAAGATAACGCCCGTGAAGCGACAGTAG
- a CDS encoding carboxypeptidase regulatory-like domain-containing protein, giving the protein MNPLNFVSRHRALAAAAVCAALALSAMFSREIVAAASSLGFNSIFLSGTISGRVFQDYNGNGSYDTASGVNSIDTGTAGVTVSVYDAGGTLRGTDVTDSSGNYSVSATGTGPYRVEFTGLPAGFEPSARSTDSVQGGSSTNSGSTTQFVNNGNTTDVNLALTVPAEYCQNTPTVVIPRYAQGASNGQYGANAILYDFPYTAGTTYTDTTIANYDNPLTHSLTVTAAQLGTINSLEYNRQTNRLYAASYFKRHSGFGPGADGVLNNSDDAGAIYVINAATSAVTSVFTVPNATTNNHDTGDYASDNYDTGWNGTGKSSLGGMALSADQSRLFVMNLQNRRLYALDAATGANLGSSASITSLTLPTPGGTSANCSTGGSNTNKRPFAVTYYNNSVYIGVVCTAENGDTSASNLYAYVFQVDPTTLAINSTPVFSAPLNYSRGVGDPGEPAEWRAWVSTIQSDFVYPQPMLTDIEFENGNLILGLRDRTGDSALDAGPDSKRTAGDTIRACGSFGSWTLESNGRCGGDGTAPQNTGQGPGNGEFYHNDDFTTAPNNGNYHDEVSWGSLLYVPGRQHVITTLLDPINRQIASNATFDGGLRYFNNTTGSADRAYRIYNGLGGVGQPDFGKTNGLGSLVAMCSAAPIEIGNRVSRDVNGNGVQDPGEAGIAGVTVRLYQGSTLVGTAVTDANGEYYFVGSTSVDPNTTDNIGQVNGGIQFNTSYQVRLDLAANYSGGGPLAGLMLTTQDQTSQAGDDDASDSDAANMSNPAGSPSGTWPVISLTTGGNGANNHTFDAAFAAIPTPTPTPTPTPTPTPTPTPTPTPTPTPTPTPTPTPTPTPTPTPTPEPTPTPTPTPTPTPTPTPTPTPTPTPTPTPTPTPTPTPTPEPTPTPTPTPTPTPTPTPTPTPTPTPSPTPTPTPTPTPTPTPTPTPTPTPTPTPTPTPTPTPTPTPTPEPTPTPTPTPTPTPTPTPTPTPTPTPTPTPTPTPTPTPTPTPEPTPTPTPTPTPEPTPTPTPTPTPTPTPTPTPTPTPTPTPTPTPTPTPEPTPTPTPTPTPTPTPTPTPTPTPTPTPTPTPTPTPTPTPTPTPTPTPTPTPTPTPTPTPTPTPTPTPTPTPTPTPTPTPTPTATATPTPTPTPSPTPCQVITISPTVLVNGVVGFPYSQTVTASPAGTYTYQVTSGSLPPGLTLNPNTGVISGTPTTAGNYAFTIEAVGAGGCSGTQAYTMPVGTPITMCQQHFDLVGAPSLPLGWSSISDGAMANWITSTANPQTPVNSAFAAAPATSGYSELVTPSYVISPTGGQMRFSAAFNLEDESPLSPVGHDGMVLEISINGGPFQDILAAGGSFASGGYNKTISTAYGSPIAGRAAWSGLSGGTAATPAYITITVNLPVAAYNQSVQMKWLVATDAANAPSGDSGARVDAIIGTACATTAANVALAGRVVRQDGQGVSGATIRITDDRGISRTAGSSSFGYYRFDDVEVGRTYLVTVESRNYTFSPRVVQLMDNAMDIDFIAGQ; this is encoded by the coding sequence ATGAATCCACTCAATTTTGTGTCCCGTCACCGGGCATTGGCCGCGGCCGCAGTCTGTGCGGCGCTCGCGTTGTCGGCAATGTTCTCGAGAGAGATCGTTGCGGCGGCTTCGTCGCTTGGCTTTAACAGCATTTTTCTTTCGGGGACGATCTCCGGCCGCGTCTTTCAAGACTATAACGGCAACGGCAGCTACGACACTGCTTCGGGCGTCAATTCGATCGACACCGGCACGGCCGGCGTGACGGTAAGCGTATATGACGCGGGCGGGACGCTGCGCGGCACCGATGTTACGGATTCATCCGGGAACTATTCGGTCTCGGCGACCGGCACAGGGCCGTATCGCGTCGAGTTTACGGGCCTGCCGGCGGGTTTCGAGCCATCGGCGCGAAGCACGGATTCTGTCCAAGGCGGATCATCTACCAACTCGGGCTCAACGACGCAATTTGTCAATAACGGCAACACGACCGACGTCAATCTCGCCCTCACCGTGCCGGCCGAGTATTGCCAAAACACACCGACTGTCGTCATACCGCGATACGCGCAGGGAGCGTCAAACGGCCAGTATGGCGCAAACGCTATACTCTACGATTTTCCCTACACGGCCGGGACGACCTATACGGACACGACCATCGCGAATTATGACAATCCGCTGACGCATTCGCTAACCGTTACGGCCGCACAGCTTGGCACGATCAATTCGCTGGAATACAACCGGCAGACGAACCGACTGTATGCCGCGTCTTACTTTAAGCGGCACTCGGGCTTTGGCCCCGGAGCGGACGGCGTGCTCAATAACAGCGACGACGCGGGCGCGATCTATGTCATCAATGCCGCCACAAGTGCCGTTACATCAGTATTTACGGTCCCAAATGCAACCACGAACAACCACGACACCGGCGACTATGCCAGTGACAATTACGACACGGGCTGGAACGGCACGGGCAAATCCAGCCTCGGCGGCATGGCATTGTCAGCGGACCAAAGCCGCCTGTTCGTAATGAACCTTCAGAACCGCCGGCTCTACGCCCTCGACGCAGCGACCGGAGCAAATCTCGGCAGCAGCGCATCCATAACGAGCCTGACCTTGCCGACGCCGGGCGGAACAAGCGCGAACTGCTCGACCGGAGGCAGCAATACTAACAAACGGCCATTCGCGGTGACCTATTACAACAATTCGGTCTATATCGGCGTGGTCTGCACGGCGGAGAACGGTGATACCAGCGCGTCAAATCTGTATGCGTATGTCTTTCAGGTAGATCCGACGACGCTGGCGATCAATTCGACGCCGGTCTTTTCGGCACCGTTGAATTATTCGCGCGGTGTTGGCGATCCGGGTGAGCCGGCCGAGTGGCGTGCATGGGTATCGACCATACAGTCCGACTTCGTATATCCGCAGCCGATGCTGACGGACATCGAATTTGAGAATGGCAACTTGATCCTCGGCCTTCGCGACCGTACGGGCGACAGCGCCCTCGACGCCGGGCCTGACTCGAAGCGAACGGCCGGCGACACCATCCGTGCATGCGGATCATTCGGCTCGTGGACGCTGGAATCGAACGGCCGCTGCGGCGGTGACGGCACCGCTCCGCAGAATACCGGCCAGGGGCCGGGCAACGGCGAGTTTTACCACAACGACGATTTCACGACCGCTCCCAACAACGGAAACTACCACGACGAGGTCTCGTGGGGCTCTCTGCTTTATGTCCCCGGCCGCCAGCACGTGATCACGACGCTGCTCGACCCGATCAATCGCCAGATCGCAAGCAATGCGACGTTCGACGGCGGCCTTCGCTACTTTAACAATACGACCGGCAGCGCCGACCGAGCATACCGCATCTACAACGGGCTTGGCGGCGTAGGCCAGCCTGATTTTGGCAAGACCAACGGCCTCGGCTCGCTCGTTGCGATGTGCTCGGCGGCGCCGATAGAGATCGGCAACCGCGTATCGCGCGATGTGAACGGCAACGGCGTTCAGGACCCCGGCGAGGCCGGCATCGCGGGCGTTACCGTCAGGCTCTATCAGGGCTCGACGCTCGTGGGAACGGCCGTGACCGACGCTAATGGCGAATACTACTTCGTCGGAAGCACGTCTGTTGATCCGAATACGACCGACAACATCGGCCAGGTCAACGGCGGGATCCAATTCAACACATCGTATCAGGTGAGGCTCGACCTCGCCGCAAATTATTCGGGCGGCGGCCCGCTGGCAGGCTTGATGTTGACGACCCAGGACCAGACATCGCAGGCCGGCGACGACGACGCATCCGATTCAGATGCCGCAAACATGTCAAATCCGGCAGGCTCACCGTCGGGCACCTGGCCCGTGATCAGCCTGACGACAGGCGGCAACGGCGCGAACAACCACACATTTGACGCCGCCTTCGCTGCGATACCGACGCCGACGCCGACACCAACTCCGACGCCGACGCCTACACCAACTCCGACGCCGACGCCAACACCGACGCCTACACCGACACCGACACCGACGCCGACGCCAACCCCGACGCCGACACCGACACCAACACCGGAACCGACGCCGACACCGACACCAACTCCGACGCCGACGCCTACACCAACTCCGACGCCGACGCCTACACCAACGCCGACGCCAACACCGACGCCTACACCGACGCCGACGCCAACACCGGAACCGACGCCAACGCCAACACCGACGCCGACACCTACACCGACGCCGACACCTACGCCGACGCCGACGCCGACACCTTCGCCGACGCCAACACCGACGCCGACGCCTACACCGACGCCGACGCCTACACCGACGCCTACACCGACGCCGACGCCTACACCGACACCGACGCCGACGCCAACACCGACGCCGACGCCGACACCGGAACCAACTCCGACGCCTACACCAACTCCGACGCCGACGCCGACGCCAACACCGACGCCGACGCCTACACCGACGCCGACGCCTACACCGACGCCGACGCCTACACCGACGCCGACGCCAACACCGGAACCGACGCCGACGCCGACGCCGACGCCGACACCGGAACCAACTCCGACGCCGACGCCGACACCAACACCGACGCCGACGCCGACACCTACACCGACACCGACACCAACACCGACACCGACGCCGACGCCGACGCCGACACCGGAACCAACTCCGACGCCGACGCCAACTCCGACACCGACACCGACGCCGACACCGACACCAACACCGACGCCGACGCCGACGCCGACGCCGACGCCGACACCAACTCCGACGCCGACGCCAACGCCGACGCCGACACCAACTCCGACGCCAACGCCGACGCCAACACCGACACCGACACCGACGCCAACACCGACGCCAACGCCGACACCGACACCGACACCGACACCTACGCCGACACCGACGCCGACGGCGACGGCGACGCCAACACCGACGCCGACGCCGAGCCCAACGCCGTGTCAGGTCATTACGATCTCACCAACCGTTTTGGTCAATGGCGTTGTCGGCTTCCCGTATTCACAGACCGTGACGGCGAGTCCGGCGGGGACATACACGTATCAGGTCACGAGCGGTTCGCTGCCGCCGGGGCTGACGCTCAACCCGAATACCGGCGTGATCAGCGGAACACCGACCACCGCAGGCAACTATGCATTTACGATAGAGGCCGTAGGAGCGGGCGGATGCTCCGGGACGCAGGCTTATACGATGCCTGTCGGAACACCGATCACGATGTGTCAGCAGCATTTCGACCTTGTCGGGGCACCATCGCTTCCGCTGGGGTGGTCGTCGATCAGCGACGGCGCGATGGCAAACTGGATCACCTCGACGGCCAATCCGCAGACGCCCGTTAACAGCGCATTTGCCGCTGCCCCGGCGACAAGCGGCTACAGCGAGCTTGTGACGCCGAGCTATGTGATATCGCCGACGGGCGGGCAGATGCGATTCTCAGCCGCATTCAATCTCGAGGACGAGAGCCCGTTGTCACCCGTCGGCCACGACGGAATGGTGCTCGAGATAAGCATCAACGGCGGCCCGTTCCAGGACATCCTGGCCGCGGGCGGCAGCTTTGCCTCGGGCGGATATAACAAGACGATCAGCACTGCCTATGGCAGCCCGATCGCGGGCCGGGCGGCCTGGAGCGGACTGTCGGGCGGGACCGCCGCAACGCCTGCCTACATCACCATCACGGTGAATCTGCCGGTGGCGGCATACAATCAATCCGTGCAGATGAAATGGCTCGTCGCTACAGACGCCGCGAACGCGCCGTCAGGCGATTCGGGCGCACGCGTTGACGCCATTATCGGCACAGCCTGCGCGACTACGGCCGCAAACGTCGCCCTCGCCGGCCGCGTCGTCCGTCAGGACGGCCAGGGCGTGAGCGGTGCGACGATCAGGATCACGGATGATCGCGGCATTTCGCGAACGGCGGGGTCGAGCTCATTCGGTTACTACCGTTTTGACGACGTCGAGGTGGGCCGCACCTATCTCGTAACGGTCGAATCGCGTAACTACACCTTTAGCCCGCGCGTCGTCCAACTCATGGACAACGCAATGGACATTGATTTTATTGCGGGCCAGTAA
- a CDS encoding TMEM165/GDT1 family protein, whose amino-acid sequence MDWKIFGTAFITLFLAELGDKTQLAVITMSANTDSKLSVFIGASLALIAVTALGVLLGGVLTQFVPTEWLQRIVAVAFIAIGVLMLLGKL is encoded by the coding sequence ATGGACTGGAAGATATTTGGAACTGCATTCATCACCTTGTTTCTGGCTGAGCTCGGCGATAAGACGCAGCTTGCGGTGATCACGATGTCGGCTAACACCGATTCGAAGCTGTCGGTCTTTATCGGCGCGAGTCTTGCTCTGATCGCGGTAACGGCGCTTGGCGTCCTGTTGGGCGGCGTGCTGACACAGTTTGTCCCGACGGAATGGCTGCAGCGGATCGTAGCTGTCGCATTTATCGCGATCGGCGTGCTGATGCTGTTAGGCAAGCTCTAA